One segment of Nitrospirota bacterium DNA contains the following:
- the cysS gene encoding cysteine--tRNA ligase encodes MRVFNTMSGEKEEFTPLTPGKVGMYACGVTVYDVSHIGHARSAVVFDVMRQYLRYRGYEVAFVKNFTDIDDKIINRAREMGMPWDEVARLYTEKYYEDMGRLGVEPADCEPKATEHIAEIIELVEGLLREGHAYEVDGDVYFAVEKFPTYGRLSHRRLQDMQAGARVSVDPRKRHPMDFALWKASKEGEPAWESPWGPGRPGWHIECSAMSMKHLGETFDIHGGGADLIFPHHENERAQSEAFTGKPFVTYWVHNGFITVDKEKMSKSLGNFFTVEDILREFEPETVRFFLLGTHYRSPIEFSDELLREAEASVDRFYVTLRRVQDFLRREGGKESLAGTEELAQAASSFKGRFEEAMDDDFNTALAIGHMFELIHEINRFLDRKPSGERARELLRQALSALGEAGAVLRIFQREPEQWYRAVMEVKDIGLRAEDIEELIRRRQEARQHKDWGAADGIRHELEQKGILLEDAPGGTAWRVKVGG; translated from the coding sequence ATGAGGGTCTTCAACACGATGAGCGGGGAGAAGGAGGAGTTCACTCCCCTTACGCCGGGCAAGGTCGGCATGTACGCCTGCGGCGTCACGGTCTACGACGTCTCGCACATCGGGCACGCCAGAAGCGCGGTGGTCTTTGACGTCATGCGGCAGTACCTTCGCTACCGGGGCTACGAGGTCGCCTTCGTAAAGAACTTCACGGACATCGACGACAAGATCATCAACCGGGCCCGGGAGATGGGGATGCCCTGGGACGAGGTGGCCCGCCTGTACACGGAGAAATACTACGAGGACATGGGGCGCCTGGGGGTGGAGCCCGCCGACTGCGAGCCCAAGGCCACGGAGCACATCGCCGAGATAATCGAGCTCGTGGAGGGCCTGCTCCGGGAGGGCCACGCCTACGAGGTGGACGGGGACGTCTACTTCGCCGTGGAGAAGTTCCCCACCTACGGACGGCTCTCGCACCGGAGGCTTCAGGACATGCAGGCGGGGGCCCGGGTCTCCGTGGACCCCAGGAAGCGCCACCCCATGGACTTCGCCCTCTGGAAGGCCTCCAAGGAGGGGGAGCCCGCGTGGGAGAGCCCCTGGGGGCCGGGCAGGCCGGGCTGGCATATCGAGTGCTCCGCCATGAGCATGAAGCACCTGGGGGAGACCTTCGACATCCACGGCGGCGGGGCCGACCTCATTTTTCCCCACCACGAGAACGAGCGGGCCCAGTCCGAGGCCTTCACGGGGAAGCCCTTCGTCACCTACTGGGTCCATAACGGGTTCATCACGGTGGACAAGGAGAAGATGTCCAAGTCCCTGGGGAACTTCTTCACCGTGGAGGACATCCTCCGGGAGTTCGAGCCCGAGACAGTGCGCTTTTTCCTCCTGGGCACCCACTACAGAAGCCCCATAGAGTTCTCCGACGAGCTGCTCCGGGAGGCCGAGGCCTCGGTGGACAGGTTCTACGTTACCCTCAGGCGCGTGCAGGACTTCCTCCGGCGCGAGGGGGGCAAGGAGAGCCTCGCCGGGACGGAGGAGCTTGCGCAGGCCGCCTCCTCCTTCAAGGGGCGGTTCGAGGAGGCCATGGACGACGATTTCAACACCGCCCTGGCCATCGGGCACATGTTCGAGCTCATCCACGAGATAAACAGGTTCCTGGACAGGAAGCCCTCCGGGGAGCGGGCCCGGGAGCTCCTCCGGCAGGCCCTCTCCGCCCTCGGGGAGGCAGGGGCGGTGCTCCGCATCTTCCAGAGGGAGCCCGAGCAGTGGTACCGCGCGGTGATGGAGGTCAAGGACATCGGCCTTCGCGCGGAGGACATAGAGGAGCTCATCCGGCGGCGCCAGGAGGCCCGGCAGCATAAGGACTGGGGGGCGGCCGACGGCATCCGCCATGAGCTCGAGCAGAAGGGCATCCTCCTGGAGGACGCCCCCGGGGGGACGGCCTGGCGCGTCAAGGTGGGAGGCTGA
- a CDS encoding NifB/NifX family molybdenum-iron cluster-binding protein, giving the protein MTVCFPVTEARGLQSKVYGHFGSAPAFLLVDTESRVVKKIDNRDLHHAHGACSPLKALGPHGVDAVVVGGIGRGALLGLASAGVKVYRASAPTAAENLEMLRELEEITPAGACAGHGEGGGCSHL; this is encoded by the coding sequence ATGACCGTCTGTTTTCCCGTCACGGAGGCCCGCGGCCTCCAAAGCAAAGTATACGGACATTTCGGCTCGGCCCCGGCCTTTCTTCTGGTGGACACCGAGAGCCGGGTGGTGAAGAAAATCGACAACAGGGACCTCCACCACGCCCACGGCGCGTGCAGCCCCCTCAAGGCCCTGGGCCCCCACGGGGTGGACGCCGTGGTGGTGGGCGGCATCGGCAGGGGCGCCCTCTTGGGGCTCGCCTCCGCGGGGGTCAAGGTGTACAGGGCCTCCGCGCCCACGGCGGCGGAAAACCTGGAGATGCTCCGGGAGCTCGAGGAGATAACCCCCGCGGGCGCCTGCGCGGGGCACGG
- a CDS encoding GTP-binding protein has protein sequence MAKEKFERKKPHANIGTIGHVDHGKTTLTAA, from the coding sequence ATGGCAAAGGAGAAATTCGAAAGGAAGAAGCCTCACGCCAACATAGGGACCATTGGGCACGTGGACCATGGGAAGACGACGCTGACGGCGGCC
- the rlmB gene encoding 23S rRNA (guanosine(2251)-2'-O)-methyltransferase RlmB: MKDKQSRRWVYGVNPVLEALKAGRRVSLLYVSAGRKRRVAEVLTEARARDVPVKVVHDPAFFDTRFPKGHQGVAARVQEPTGRPALEDLLAVPSRRGEPPLFVVLDLIEDPRNLGSILRTAEAAGVHGVVTQKRRAASLGPEALKASAGAAEHIALAVVPNIKHALREMKEAGILAVGAEAEGEVTLWEADLAGPLALVVGSEGRGLRKTVREMCDLRVGIPLRGRVGSLNAGVAAGVLLYEVLRQRART, from the coding sequence ATGAAGGATAAACAGTCCCGCCGGTGGGTCTATGGCGTAAACCCCGTGCTTGAGGCCCTCAAGGCCGGACGGAGGGTCTCCCTCCTTTACGTTTCGGCGGGACGGAAGCGGAGGGTCGCGGAGGTCCTCACGGAGGCCCGCGCGCGGGACGTCCCGGTCAAGGTGGTCCACGACCCGGCCTTCTTCGATACGCGTTTCCCCAAGGGGCACCAGGGGGTGGCCGCCCGGGTACAGGAGCCGACGGGCCGCCCGGCCCTGGAGGATCTCCTCGCCGTCCCCTCCAGGCGGGGGGAGCCCCCGCTATTCGTCGTCCTGGACCTCATCGAGGACCCCCGCAACCTGGGGAGCATACTGCGGACGGCCGAGGCCGCCGGGGTGCACGGCGTGGTCACCCAGAAGCGGCGGGCGGCTTCCCTGGGGCCGGAGGCCCTGAAGGCCTCGGCCGGGGCCGCGGAGCACATTGCCCTCGCGGTGGTGCCCAACATAAAGCACGCCTTGAGGGAGATGAAGGAGGCGGGCATCCTGGCAGTGGGGGCCGAGGCGGAGGGGGAGGTGACCCTCTGGGAGGCGGACCTCGCCGGGCCCCTTGCCCTGGTGGTGGGCTCCGAGGGCAGGGGGCTCAGAAAAACGGTGCGGGAGATGTGCGACCTCCGGGTGGGCATCCCCCTCAGGGGCCGGGTGGGCTCGCTGAACGCCGGGGTGGCGGCGGGTGTGCTTCTGTATGAAGTCCTCCGGCAGAGAGCCCGCACATAG